The Tachyglossus aculeatus isolate mTacAcu1 chromosome 15, mTacAcu1.pri, whole genome shotgun sequence DNA window tactctagttattttatttgtacatatctattctatttattttgttagtatgtttggttttgttctctgtctccccctattagactgtgagcccactgttgggtagggactgtctctatatgttgccaacttttacttcccaagcgcttagtacagtgctctgcacatagtaagcgctcaataaatacgattgatggtgatgatgagaacAGGTATTCTTGGATCCCCATCAGGGagcggaggaaactgaggcccagagaagcgaggtggctTACACAGGCGGGTGGGGTAGCAGTAATAAGAACCCGCCTGTGCTTTCCgcaaggccgcactgcttctttttcatccattcattcattcaatcatgtttattgagcgcttactgtgtgcagggcactgtactaatcttttccattcattcattcattcaatcgtgtttattgagcgcttactgtgtgcagggcactgtactaatctttttcattcattcattcattcattcattcaatcgtgtttattgagcgcttactgtgtgcagggcactgtactaatctttttcattcattcattcagtcgtgtttattgagcgcttactgtgtgcagggcactgtactaatcttttccattcattcattcattcaatcgtgtttattgagcgcttactgtgtgcagggcactgtactaatctttttcattcattcattcattcattcattcaatcgtgtttattgagcgcttactgtgtgcagggcactgtactaatctttttaattcattcattcattcattcattcattcagtcgtgtttattgagcgcttactgtgtgcagggcactgtactaatctttttcattcattcattcattcaatcgtgtttattgagcgcttactgtgtgcagggcactgtactaatctttttcattcattcattgtcgtgtttattgagcgcttactgtgtgcagggcactgtactaatctttttcattcattcattcattcaatcgtgtttattgagcgcttactgtgtgcagggcactgtactaatctttttcattcattcattcaatcgtgtttattgagcgcttactgtgtgcagggcactgtgctaatctttttcattcattcattcaatcgtgtttattgagcgcttactgtgtgcagggcactgtactaatctttttcattcattcattcaatcgtgtttattgagcgcttactgtgtgcagggcactgtactaatctttttcattcattcattcagtcgtgtttattgagcgcttactgtgtgcagggcactgtactaatctttttcattcattcattcaatcgtgtttattgagcgcttactgtgtgcagggcactgtactaatctttttcattcattcattcagtcgtgtttattgagcgcttactgtgtgcagggcactgtactaatctttttcattcattcattcattcaatcgtgtttattgagcgcttactgtgtgcagggcactgtactaatctttttcattcattcattcaatcgtgtttattgagcgcttaccgtgtgcagggcactgtactaatctttttcattcattcattcaatcgtgtttattgagcgcttaccgtgtgcagggcactgtactaatctttttcattcattcattcaatcatgtttattgagcgcttactgtgtgcagggcactgtactaatctttttcattcattcattcagtcgtgtttattgagcgcttactgtgtgcagggcactgtactaatctttttcattcattcattcagtcgtgtttattgagcgcttactgtgtgcagggcactgtactaatctttttcattcattcattcattcaatcgtgtttattgagcacttactgtgtgcagggcactgtactattctttttcattcattcattcgtgtttattgagcgcttactgtgtgcggggcactgtactaatctttttcattcattcattcagttgtgtttattgagcgcttactgtgtgcagggcactgtactaatctttttcattcattcattcaatcatgtttattgagcgcttactgtgtgcagggcactgtactaagcgcttgggaagtacaagtgggcaacatctcgagacggtccctacccaacagcgggcgctcgGCCTAGAAGGGGCTCGGCCTTGGTTCAAGCAAGATGACTGAAGTTCTCCGATGAAGTCCTAGAAAATCGGGAGTTGGTATAAATGGGGATCACTTCCAGATGAAATGCCACCACataccctcatcatcaatggtatttattgagcgcttactatgtgcagagcactgtactaagcgcttgggaagtacaaattggtaccatatagagacagtccctacccaacattgggctcacagtctaaaagggggatcatacatacatacatcaatcgtatttattgagcgcttaactgtgtgcagagcactgtactaagcgcttaaatgatttgcccaaggtcacacagcagacatgtggcagagccgggattagaacctacgacctctctcaggcccgttctctttccattagacataataataataataataataataatgacggtatttgttaagtgattactacgtgcaaatcactgttctaagtgctgggggggcggattctaggtgatcagcttgtcccacggggggctcacagtcgtaatccccattttccagatgaggtaactgaggcacagagaagtgacttaagtggcggagccgggattagaacccacgacctctgacccccaagcccgggctctttccactgagccacgctgcttctaatgggtGGCAACCCTCCTGAACTGAGTGGAAATTCAGATTAAAAATCAATTTTGTCCATTCCTGCCTAGTAAACGTGCCAACCAGAGCTCGTGGGTCGGGAAGCTCACGGAAGTCCAatggggatttattttttttctcctcccgtCTCTCTCCTTACAACTACGTGGCGGGGTTTAGAGGGAGGAGGTTAAtgcccaaaatcatcatcatcatcatcaatcgtatttattgagcgcttactatgtgcagagcactgtactaagcgcttggaagtacaaattggcaacatctagagacggtccctacccaacagtgggctcacagtctaaaagggggagacggagaaccaaacatactaacaaaatagaatagatatgcacaagtaaaatagagtaataaatatacatgtatttattatatgtacatatatgtatattatatatacatatatatatatacatatatatacaggtgctgtggggaagggaaggaggtcagatggggggatggagagggggacgagggggagaggaaggaaggggctcagtctgggaaggcctcctggaggaggtgagctctcagtagggccaaaatCCGCAACCGTCACTTAAAACGTGTCCCCTCTCTTAGTTTTctgaaaatgccattattgccgTGTCCTAGTGGCTGTCAATTAATCAaagaacggtatttactgagcacttactgtgtgcacagtgctgtactaagtgcttgggaggaggaCAATACAGACACCTGCCCACACCGAGTCtatcaatcactgctatttactgagtgctttctgtgtgcagagcaccgtgctttgcacataataagcgcttaataaacgccgtcactATCATCGTTACAGCGTAAACGGGGTTGGCGGGGTCCAGCGGGCAAGCGTTCGTTAGATGAATTCACAGACACCGCGCTTTCTTCCAAAAGTTTATTTATGCAAAGCCAAATCAGGAAGTGTTCTGGAAAAAAGTGAAAGCGGTTCTTGCATATTGATAAAAACATTTATAAGCACTTTTAAGCCAGGGAGAACGAGAACTCGGTCGGCAGTTGAATCGTACGCGGTAACCCGCCACTCATGCTCCTTGGCGAGCGGGCACGAGGCCCCTTGCCGTCACGTTCCGGCTTTCCCTGGTTAGCTAAATGGTGGAGTCGGCAATAGCTCGCTTCAAAGTGCTGAAATAATCAAGGGGTGAAGGAATGCTAGGTGCTATCCCACTGTAATTCAACTATACAAGCTTCTTTCGCCGCTTGATAAATCAAGCATCCGGGTAGCGTCACATTCAGTAAGAAGATAACGTTGAATTGTATagtagtcaaaaaaaaaaaaacccaaaagataaCTTAAATGCTTGTTGGCCACTTCCCGCACACGGAGTTTTAGGATCCTTGCCCCTCCAGTTCTGATGCCGCTATGTCCGGCTCCTCGTCGTTGTAAATGTTTTCGGCCTAGGGACGAGAACGGAATTAGGCAAGTCAGGGAAAAGGTCTCCGGCAAAAAACAACGGGGACggaccctgcctccctcctccggcCTTGAGTTTCTCCAGCTCGGAGGCTTTCCTCAACGAGGGTGGTGAAAACGGATTCCTTTCTTCGGCTACTTGGGGCCTTTCAGTCTACATTAATcctattaatccatcaatcgtatttactgagcgcttactgtgagcagagcactgtactgagcgcttgaaattAAAAGCGCTTGAGTAAATTAGAATTTACTTAAGGTGATCCCCACGATATATTCAGGAAccaacaagttgttgccaacttgtacttcccaagcgcttaggacagtgctctgcacacagtaagcgctcaataaatacgattgatgatgatgacgaacctCCCCCCCAGTCCCCCGCCGGAAAAAAACGACGCCTCCGTCACCACTCACCATTTGCCATATCTGCATGATGTTGTCCTCGGACACGGAGCAAATCACCCACGGTTCGTTGGGATTCCAGCTAAAATCAGATATTTTGGCCGTGTGTCCTCCGTGAATGAACTGCCAGAAAGAacaaattaacttgtacttcccaagcgcttggtacagtgctccgcacacagtaagcgctcaatagatacgactgaatgaatgaatgaacttgaaaaTGTCCTGCCTCTTAAACCGCCTGCCCAGCAGATTGAAATGAACCTAATTTTGTGCTTCCTGACTTGTAAAATTCAGACTAGAATATTTTGATATACTGACAATTGATACAGAATATTTTGAAGACTTCAAAATATAGTGAAGCATGTATAGTAAATTATGCTAGGTCCAGtgatgatttctttttcttttaagagGAAAGCAACTTGCAGCCATCCCGCAACAGATAACGGGCACGCCGGAGAAGTGTGTTGTTTGAAGACAGGCCGTGGCTCAGGGGAGGAAGCGCAACACACGGAAATGCAGCCTAGGCAAGCGGCTTTACTGTGAGTTGGCGGGAAGGGGAAGGTTCcgacccattttccagacgaggcgactgaggcccagagaagtgaagtgacttgctcaaagaaaGTCACAcggcttttagactgggagcccactgttgggtagggactgtctctatatgttgccaacttggacttcccaagcgcttagtacagtgctttgcacacagtaagcgttcaataaatatgattgattgattgattgattggcccagagACGGAAAGACGGACGGATGTATGACCGTGGCACCTCTAGGCCCTCCTTGCACCCGCTCGGGCTTACGTACCAGTAGCTCGGGGGGGCCGTCTTCGGCATCCTCTGCTGACTGTTCCTCCCCAATTTTGCTGTAGGAGAAAGGACGGAGGCGATCTTTACAGGGACTATTAGCGTTAACGGGAAGGCTAAATAccatactaatggcatttattaagcgcttactatgtgcaaagcactgttctaagcgctagggaggttacaaagtgatcaggtgacTGTTCCTCCCCAATTTTGCTGTAGGAGAAAGGACGGAGGCCATCTTTACAGGGACTATTAGCGTTAACGGGAAggctgaataccataataatggcatttattaagcgcttactatgtgcaaagcactgttctaagcgctagggaggttacaaagtgatcacgtgaCTGTTCCTCCCCAATTTTGCTGCAGGAGAAAGGACGGAGGCGATCTTTACAGGGACTATTAGCGTTAACGGGAAggctaaataccataataatcgtatctattaagcgcttactatgtgcaaagcactgttctaagcgctagggaggttgcaaagtgatcaggttgtcccacggggggctcacggtcttaacccgcattttgcagatgagggaactgaggcacagagaagtgacttgcccaaagtcacacagctgataattggtggagctgggatttgaacccgtgacctctgactccaaagcccgggctctttccactgagccacgctgcttctccgccatCTAGAAATTCCGCTCCCTGcagctttttaaaatatttttttctagcCTCGACATCTTTTGGCGCCATCGTCGATGTTTCATCtgattgctcggcacacagtaagcgctcaatatatacgattgaatgaatgaatgaatgacatggatggggcaggaattgtgttttgtCTTGGCCTCCCAAGATGCCTCCTCCTGTCAAAGCCCTTCACCAGTTCCCcggtgtaatcataataataataatgataataatggtatttattaagcgcttactatgtgcaaagcactgttctaagcgctggggaggttacaaggtgatcaggttggcccacggggggctcgcagtctccatccccatttgccagatgagggaactgaggcccagagaagtgaagtgtactaagcgcttagtacagtgctctgcacacagtaagcgctcagtaaatatgattgattgattgattgaagtgactcgctccaagtcacacggctgacaactggcggaacggggatttgaacccgtgacctctgacgccaaagcccgggctctttccactgcgccgtgCGTGTAGAAGTGGGACCGCTGTATCTTTGAACACCAAAGTTGAAtttacaaattttttttttttaatggttttgaagcacttactctgtcaagcactgttcaaacactggggtaggtagacgtTCATCAGGGtggaaatggggttggacacggaccctgtcccacatggggctcaatcttaacctccattttccagaagaggtaacaggcacagggaagttgtgacttgtccaaggtcacacagcagacaaggggcaaagctcggattagaacccaggtctttcctatGGCCGgccagccccttgctctatcccctagaccatgctgcttctggggctcacagtcaataataataataataatggtatttgttaagcacttactatgtgcaaagcactgtggaggtgacacggtaatcaggttgtcccacggggggctcacggttttcatccccattttacagatgagggagctgaggcccagagaagtgaagtgacttgccccaagtcacacagctgacagttggcggagccgggatttgaacccgtgacctctgactccaaagcccgggctctttccactgagccaggctgcttctccaagtaaggGGGAGACCCGGTACTGCcttattttgcagctgaggaaactgaggcttgcccTTGGTCACGAGGCAGAGACGGGACCGGAACCCGAGTCCTCGGGCTTCCAGGTCGCGCTCTCGGTGGCCCATTAACGAGTAATTTCCAGGCCCACGACAAGAATGGAAAACGGACCTGGCGCCGTTGCCATTTTTGTTTCCGAATTCGTTTCCCAATCCTCCACGGGGACAGAGACTGAACGCCGGGCTGGATAAGCCACCAGTCCGAAAGGCTGTCGCCGTGGGCTCCGCTTCAAGTTACAAACCCCCTTCATCTACGAGACCTCATTACCTCAGATCCCACACGTTCAGCCGGCGATCGGTACCGCTCGAAGCCAGAATGGTTTCATTGTGGGGAGACCAGTGGACCTATCGTCGATGGGGAAAAGGCATTTAAGAGAGAATAAAAGGCACTTTGTGGGAGCAGAAGCGCCCACCCGAATAACCCCCCAATTCCTCTTGATGATGTGCGCCCGCTGTCCGACGTTCACATCCGCAATGCCTGTGAAGGACGGCAAGCGGTCTTAGGGTCCTGCCAAGGCTGAGGAGCCTGAGGCCCGCGGAGgtttgaagtgacttggccacaggGACACAGAGCAGGTCACAGCGCTGACAGCAAGGTGACAACCGAAGCCTCCTGCCGCCTCTGCAAATCCCTCTACAAAACCTCATTCCCTGGCAGATTGTCGACAGCACACGGGCAACAGAAAAACAGAGGTGCTTAATGGGGTTTTTGGCGGTGGAAGGCCTGGTGTCCTCGCCCTGGCTGACATTTGCTCTCTGCCATCCCCCAGGACACCCTTAGGACAAATTCTCACGCGCGCTCAAACACCGCTGGACCTAAACCTGTGTCCGTTCAGCCAAGCAAAGGCCCCCCAAAAGTTAttttggcagggaggagggggcgttgAAATCCCTTCCGGACTTATCCCCCAGTCAACCGCTCAATCACcggtatttaattgagcgcttagggaaagtacaacataacgaggtgggcagacacgttccctgcctcacGGCACGTACCTGGAAAATTTCATCTTTGTGAGACTCAAAGGAGTGGAGCTTTAACTTCAGATTGCGCAGATCCCACAGAGCGACCGTCTGAGGAAAAAGCACAATGTTAAATTCGACCGTTCTCTGGCAAGGATTTTCACCCGGAAGCGACTCACTCAGTGCCCTCGCTGAATGTGTTGGGGATGGCCACGGCTGTGAAATTAACTCAATTCACCCCTTCACCTGCCCCctccaaaaaacaacaacaacaaaaaaagggcaACATTAACTGAGAAACCTTGTCAGCGGAGCCAGTTGCTAGGATAAATTCACTGTACGGGTTGAAGGACAGGCAGTTGACCTCAGCTGTGTGAGCGTCGACAGAGTGGCTTGGCTTGGAGGTTGTATTGGACCTAGTATCCCATCTGGGATGAAAAGACAAAAACAGAGTTAAACGACGGAAGACAAACCTCCTGCCTGACGGCAGCTTGTCTGCCTAGAGGAGAAGTTGAGTTTCTGGCACGAGGATGGAAAAGAGCCCCCAAAATTGGtggacagagaggagggtgggtgggtATCATTTTATGCTCACAGGCGCGGGGgctgaattattttttttatggtacttgttaagcctttactttgtgccaaaccatggagtagatacaagctaatcaggttcgttcattcaattaaatcttatcgagcacttactgtgtgcagagcactgtactaagcgcttgggaagtacaagttggcaacatatagagacggtccctccccaacagcgggctcatgtcccccggtcctaatccccgttttacaggtgagggaactgaggcacagaaacgggaagggacttctcctctgcctgctgtgtgaccttgggcggaaCCAGGTTGAGagccagcccgggctctttctactaggtcacgctgcttcttaaaattaAGTCAGACTTAAttcttcaagaccgtgagcccgctgttgggtagggaccgtctctatatgttgccagcttggacttcccaagcgcttagtacagtgctctgcaccccgttagcgctcaataaatacgactgaatgaatgaatgaagtcaggtaAAACGTTTCATCCCTGAAAATTAATTTTCCAAAACTACCTGGCTCCCGTCCGGCAAGAGGAATTCAGGGGTCAGGGGACGGGACGGAATCTCACAGTTTAACTAGGAAAACAGTGGGAGGAGAGTTGGGAGTTTGTGGGTAGCCGGGCTCTTGCCTTGCCACTGCTGAACATCTGGCCCGAGGCTactagttaacaataataataacgatagcatttattaataataataataataataataataataatggcatttattaagcgcttactacgtgcaaagcactgttctaaagctttggcgaggttacaaggtgatcaggttttttttctttttttaaatggcatttattaagcgcttactaggtgcaaagcactgttctaagcgctggcaaggttacaaggtgatcaggttgtcccatggggggctcaaagtctgaatcctcattttacagatgaggcaactgaggcccagagaagggaagtgacttgcccgaagtcacgcagctggcaacgggcggagccgggatccgaacccatgatcggactcccaagcccgggctctttccactgagccacgctgcttctctagttgtagtTTCTGGGTCAAACAGAGgaatcttctcctcctctccctccttgccttTCTGCAGGATCGGGCCAGAAAATCAAAGGTTTGGTGCGGGGACCTGGCTCGGTGGTCAGCCCGGTTCCCAGGCACTTGCCACGGACACGGCTCAACGGGCCAGCCAGAGGCGTGCCCGTGTGATGCCAAGCAGAAGGAGGCTGTTCCCTTCGCCCGGGCGGCTTACATCATAAGTTTCTGATCGTCGGCGACGGATCCGAACAGGGATTCGTGCAGCAGATGCCAGGCCACGTCTTCCACGACGGCAGAATGGCCAGTGAAGATGGCTTTGGCGTCGACAATTTTGCCTTCCTTTGGTCCCGCGCTTATATCCCACAGACAGACAGTCTGCGGACACACAGGAAAGAAACCGTTAGAGCAGCTGATGCGTAACGGATGACACGCTCCCTGTCACCTCTAAGCTCCGGGTGAACAGGTCTGGGGTTAACAGCGAATGATCCACCGCCAGACTTTTCACTACCTTCCCTGAAGCACAGACCTACTTTATGAGACGATATTCTTTACCAGCTGCTTAAAGGGGTCAAAATTCGCTTGGCTTTCACCATGGAGGGAGAGCTTTGCTCTCTTCCAACCGACTGCACGATcaattgagaggcagcgtggctcggcgggaagggcccggccttgggagtcggaggtcgtgggttctaatcccggccccgccacttgtcggctgtgagactttgggcaagtcgctttaacttctctgggcctcagttccctcatctggaaaacgggaatcaagactgtgagccccaagtgggacaaccctgtatcatcatcatcatcatcaatcgtatttattgagtgcttactatgtgcagagcactgtactaagcacttgggaagtacgaattggcaacatatagagacagtccctacccaacagtgggctaacagtgggctcacagtctaaaagggggagacagagaacaaaaccaaacatactaacaaaataaattaaatagaatagatatgtacaagtaaaatagagtaataaatatgtacaaacatatacatatatacaggtctatcccagcacttagaacagtgcttggcacatagtaagcgcctaacaaatacctacattatttattttattactctatttattttacttatacctatctattctatttattttattttgttaatatgttttgtttcgttctctgtcacccccttctagactgtgagcccgctgttgggtagggaccgtctctatgtgttgccaacttgtccttcccaagcgcttagtacagtgctctgcacacagtaagcgctcaataaatatgattgattgattgattcaaaagcgGCAAAATTCCGTTTTAAGCCAAAACAAGACGGGTGACTGACAACCCGTCCGTTTGGTGACGACAACGGCTGGAAAAAGATGGCAGGAAGCAAGAAACAGAGGATTCAGAGAGATGGGTCGTCGTTCCCCCAGGGCACAGGTACCTAAACCCTGAgctaggcagggggatggagggtttCCAACCCTCCGTCGGCCCAACAACAAGCCTGAAGGAGTCACTCCTATCATCCCCggccccctgcctcagtttcttccttccGCAGGTGAGCAGCGGAGAGGGCTGGTGGTTCGCTGTTCAAATCGAGTTCAATTCGAGGTACTAAAGGGTGCCGGTCAGGGGAAACCTGCAAGCTGTTCAAAATTTTATGGGAAACTTTTAAAACCTGGATTACGACTTAAATCCCCCGGCCTACtatgaaaaaaaaactgaaatagGTCCCTGTGGACTACTCTGGGGGACAACTGCAACTTAAGGACCAAATACTGGGTTCATCTCACTTAGGCCAAGACAGACCTCTCAACTCACTGTATTTGGGAAACTGCTTCAGGGCGGCCACCCGCTTGCTCGGAAAAACGAGTCCTGGATTTTGTTTTTCCTTCACAGGGATAGACCCTTGTGGCGGCAACACTGAGATCCGAGTCTCCCGAAAACCCTCTGGGAAGGTGACCCACGTGAAACGTTAGCGGAGAGAGTGTGGGTCTTACGTGATCATCGGATGCGCTGAGGAGGTGCCCGCTCAGGTTGGAGTTCCACGAAAGGCCATAACCCTCCTTCTGGTGACCTCTTAACCTAAGGTCGGGATTACACTCGCCACTTGGGTctggaagaaaatggaaaatacGCCTTTCGAATGATTTTCCGGTGACGATCCGTTCAACCGCCACTGCGAAAAGCTGCACGACCCACGACGGTAAGCGTTCGCCCACGGACAAACCGCCACTACTGTTCTAGCACGATGAACCCATTTTTAACTGAGTGCTATGAGTTTTTAATCAACTAGCAGCTGCACCGACAGTTTCTAACCAAGGAGTAGAGAAAACTTGGGCCCCTTATTTCATTTAAAGATGTTTTCCCCTTCTATTGCCATTTCTAGTCATCCA harbors:
- the RBBP7 gene encoding histone-binding protein RBBP7 isoform X1, whose amino-acid sequence is MANKEMFEDTVEERVINEEYKIWKKNTPFLYDLVMTHALEWPSLTVQWLPDVTRPEGKDYALHWLVLGTHTSDEQNHLVVARVQIPNDDAQFDASHYDSEKGEFGGFGSVTGKIETEIKINHEGEVNRARYMPQNPCIIATKTPSSDVLVFDYTKHPSKPDPSGECNPDLRLRGHQKEGYGLSWNSNLSGHLLSASDDHTVCLWDISAGPKEGKIVDAKAIFTGHSAVVEDVAWHLLHESLFGSVADDQKLMIWDTRSNTTSKPSHSVDAHTAEVNCLSFNPYSEFILATGSADKTVALWDLRNLKLKLHSFESHKDEIFQVHWSPHNETILASSGTDRRLNVWDLSKIGEEQSAEDAEDGPPELLFIHGGHTAKISDFSWNPNEPWVICSVSEDNIMQIWQMAENIYNDEEPDIAASELEGQGS
- the RBBP7 gene encoding histone-binding protein RBBP7 isoform X2, producing the protein MANKEMFEDTVEERVINEEYKIWKKNTPFLYDLVMTHALEWPSLTVQWLPDVTRPEGKDYALHWLVLGTHTSDEQNHLVVARVQIPNDDAQFDASHYDSEKGEFGGFGSVTGKIETEIKINHEGEVNRARYMPQNPCIIATKTPSSDVLVFDYTKHPSKPDPSGECNPDLRLRGHQKEGYGLSWNSNLSGHLLSASDDHTVCLWDISAGPKEGKIVDAKAIFTGHSAVVEDVAWHLLHESLFGSVADDQKLMIWDTRSNTTSKPSHSVDAHTAEVNCLSFNPYSEFILATGSADKTVALWDLRNLKLKLHSFESHKDEIFQVHWSPHNETILASSGTDRRLNVWDLSKIGEEQSPDHFVTSLALRTVLCT